One part of the Vanessa cardui chromosome 2, ilVanCard2.1, whole genome shotgun sequence genome encodes these proteins:
- the LOC124539217 gene encoding U-scoloptoxin(19)-Tl1a-like — MLKYLICVVLSSLILDVVVSYQSEELSNYELPCLTFGGICVHTDDCPKDKHSQIKGLCPLQQKSGVECCHAIPISETRCRNNGGECFARNHMSCPENLTFREATDCSDDEMCCILVN, encoded by the exons ATGTTGAAATACTTGATATGTGTGGTGTTGAGTTCTCTGATATTGGATGTCGTTGTGTCATATCAAT CTGAAGAACTTTCGAACTACGAGCTGCCATGTCTAACTTTCGGCGGGATATGTGTGCACACGGACGATTGTCCGAAGGATAAACATTCACAAATAAAAGGCCTTTGTCCGCTGCAACAGAAAAGCGGCGTTGAATGCTGTCATGCGA TTCCGATATCAGAAACGAGGTGCAGAAATAATGGCGGCGAATGTTTTGCGAGAAATCACATGTCCTGCCCCGAAAACTTGACTTTCAGAGAAGCGACCGACTGCTCGGACGATGAAATGTGCTgcattttagttaattaa